A section of the Pedobacter sp. HDW13 genome encodes:
- a CDS encoding septum formation initiator family protein, protein MKRLIDLFRNKYFLATVAFAMWMLFFDKNDMMSQYEYRSQANKLQEEKEYFEKETAQVKKDLNELNTNLNTAEKFAREKYFMKKDNEDVFVIIQEEKKD, encoded by the coding sequence ATGAAACGTTTAATAGACCTTTTCCGCAATAAATATTTCCTTGCAACGGTTGCTTTTGCTATGTGGATGCTGTTTTTCGATAAAAACGATATGATGTCGCAGTACGAGTACCGCAGCCAGGCCAATAAATTGCAGGAAGAAAAAGAGTATTTCGAGAAAGAAACCGCCCAGGTTAAAAAGGATTTAAACGAGCTAAATACCAATTTAAATACCGCCGAAAAATTTGCCCGCGAAAAATACTTCATGAAGAAAGACAATGAAGATGTTTTTGTGATTATTCAGGAAGAAAAGAAGGACTAG